From the Lathyrus oleraceus cultivar Zhongwan6 chromosome 4, CAAS_Psat_ZW6_1.0, whole genome shotgun sequence genome, one window contains:
- the LOC127137145 gene encoding peroxidase 31 gives MICIYKYHIFYLFFLALFPFIQSKLTPNYYQKTCPKFLDIMKETVAAKQQLTPSTAGATLRLFFHDCMIGGCDASILVASNAFNKGERDADINLSLSGDGFDVVTRAKNRLELECPGVVSCSDIIATAARDLVVLVGGPFYELGLGRKDSLVSRSVDAENKYPIPTMTMDQVINLFTSKGFTIQEMVALVGAHTIGFSHCKEFSNRLFNFSKTAETDPKYQPEFAAGLKKLCQNYQKDPSMSAYNDVMTPKKFDNMYFKNLKRGLGLLATDSLMFEDKRTKPFVELYATNESKFFEDFGHAMRKVSVSNVKVGKDGEVRNRCDAFNNLDTN, from the exons ATGATTTGTATATACAAATATCACATTTTCTATTTATTCTTCCTAGCCTTATTCCCCTTTATCCAATCCAAACTCACTCCAAACTACTACCAAAAAACATGCCCTAAATTCTTAGACATCATGAAGGAAACTGTAGCCGCAAAGCAGCAATTAACGCCCTCCACGGCCGGTGCTACACTCCGCCTCTTCTTCCACGACTGCATGATCGGAGGCTGTGATGCATCCATCTTGGTAGCCTCAAACGCCTTCAACAAGGGAGAACGTGATGCAGACATCAATCTCTCCCTCTCAGGAGATGGCTTCGACGTGGTCACGCGTGCTAAGAACAGGTTGGAGTTGGAATGTCCCGGCGTAGTCTCTTGCTCTGATATAATCGCAACAGCCGCACGTGACCTTGTTGTCTTAGTTGGCGGCCCTTTCTATGAGTTAGGCCTAGGTAGAAAAGATAGTCTAGTGTCGAGATCAGTCGACGCAGAAAACAAATATCCAATACCAACAATGACAATGGATCAG GTGATAAACCTTTTCACATCAAAAGGGTTTACAATTCAAGAGATGGTGGCTCTAGTAGGAGCACACACAATAGGATTCTCTCATTGCAAAGAGTTTAGCAACAGGCTCTTCAACTTCAGCAAAACCGCTGAAACTGATCCAAAGTATCAACCAGAATTTGCTGCAGGGCTTAAGAAACTCTGCCAGAATTACCAAAAAGATCCTTCGATGTCGGCGTACAACGACGTGATGACACCTAAGAAGTTTGACAACATGTATTTTAAGAATTTGAAGAGAGGGTTAGGTCTTTTAGCTACGGATAGTTTAATGTTTGAGGACAAGAGGACAAAACCATTTGTGGAATTGTATGCGACAAATGAAAGCAAATTCTTTGAGGATTTTGGTCATGCTATGCGTAAGGTAAGTGTTTCAAATGTTAAGGTGGGGAAGGATGGGGAGGTACGAAATAGGTGTGATGCTTTCAACAACCTTGATACTAATTGA